A window of Oncorhynchus kisutch isolate 150728-3 linkage group LG10, Okis_V2, whole genome shotgun sequence contains these coding sequences:
- the LOC109898357 gene encoding gastrula zinc finger protein XlCGF57.1 has protein sequence MAELETECITLGLDTLHASECGSPPLDPLRPECTSPTLHLLSSDCSTLGTLAAEIAEPMVMLPCVKTEPADDLDPIHTVDLSEIQPLSTAELGHEQIKMEISGLDYIKSEHHVHDLHCFHSSEYESDSYCMKSHYEPSLVFDYITHVSDSLDYIRSEQHADLQCYYTTELGAIKTEYEPNLMSNHIKTEMSLESIHMAELRTELNKLSHDGVMEGHRLENEFPGAGGLYELQSTHAGKGPGHTSPKGHSTTPRKPRNLSGEKPFSCTQCGKNFSTLGNLKTHQRIHTGERPYTCSQCGKSFGQAGNLKRHQLIHTGQKPYVCAHCPKGFTKADDLRSHQRLHTGEKPFCCLQCGKSFSQSKELKAHQLSHTGERPFCCQHCGKSFTKEMSYHNHLQIHTGEKPYCCSQCGKTFSNSGVLKTHEKIHSGVRPFGCTQCGKSFGRLGHLKAHQQIHTGERPFACLQCGKNFSQSGHLKAHEQIHKRERSDMSSSSSSGGSSSRSTDSS, from the coding sequence ATggcagagttagagacagagtgCATCACGCTAGGACTTGACACGCTGCATGCATCAGAGTGTGGCTCACCGCCGCTGGATCCACTTCGGCCTGAGTGCACCTCGCCAACCCTCCACCTGCTCTCGTCTGACTGCAGCACGCTTGGCACGCTGGCGGCAGAGATTGCAGAGCCCATGGTCATGCTGCCTTGTGTGAAGACTGAGCCTGCAGACGACCTGGACCCCATCCACACCGTGGACCTGTCAGAGATCCAGCCATTGAGCACAGCAGAGCTGGGCCACGAACAGATCAAGATGGAGATCAGTGGGTTGGACTACATCAAGTCTGAGCACCATGTCCATGACCTCCACTGCTTCCACAGCTCTGAGTACGAGAGCGACTCGTATTGTATGAAGTCTCACTACGAGCCCAGCCTGGTGTTTGACTACATCACCCACGTGTCCGACAGCCTGGACTACATCAGGTCGGAACAGCACGCCGACCTGCAGTGTTATTACACCACCGAGCTCGGGGCCATCAAGACTGAGTACGAGCCCAACCTGATGTCCAACCACATCAAGACAGAGATGAGCCTAGAGTCCATCCACATGGCCGAGCTCCGGACCGAGCTAAACAAGCTCAGCCATGACGGGGTCATGGAAGGCCATAGACTGGAGAACGAGTTCCCTGGCGCAGGAGGCCTCTACGAGCTGCAGTCCACCCATGCTGGGAAAGGCCCAGGCCACACAAGCCCGAAAGGGCATAGCACAACCCCACGCAAACCTCGTAACCTCAGTGGTGAGAAGCCTTTCTCTTGCACCCAGTGTGGGAAGAATTTCAGCACTCTGGGGAACCTCAAAACACACCAGCGCATTCATACAGGAGAGAGGCCATATACCTGCTCGCAGTGCGGCAAGAGCTTCGGCCAGGCAGGgaacctgaagaggcaccagctCATTCACACTGGTCAGAAACCCTACGTCTGTGCCCACTGCCCCAAGGGCTTCACCAAAGCAGATGACCTCCGCTCACACCAGCGTCTACACACCGGCGAGAAGCCCTTCTGTTGCCTtcagtgtggaaagagcttcAGTCAGTCCAAGGAGCTCAAAGCCCACCAGCTAAGCCACACCGGAGAGAGGCCTTTCTGCTGCCAAcactgtgggaagagcttcaccAAGGAAATGAGCTACCACAAccacctgcagattcatactggCGAGAAACCATACTGCTGCTCTCAGTGCGGTAAGACATTCAGCAACTCGGGGGTCCTCAAAACACACGAGAAGATACATTCCGGGGTGAGGCCATTCGGCTGCACACAGTGCGGTAAGAGCTTTGGCCGTTTGGGACATCTTAAAGCACACCAGCAAATCCACACTGGGGAGCGACCTTTCGCCTGCCTCCAGTGTGGGAAGAACTTCAGCCAGTCAGGCCATCTCAAAGCACATGAGCAAATTCACAAAAGAGAGAGATCAGACATGAGCAGCTCCAGCAGCAGTGGTGGTAGCAGCAGCCGCAGTACTGATAGTAGCTAA